The following DNA comes from Mucilaginibacter jinjuensis.
GATAAAAAATATGCCGAGCTCCCACTGCAACCTAATGTAAAAGCCGAAGCCGATCTGATAAAAGAAACATTCCATAATCAAAAACTGGTACTTTCAATTGATAGGCTCGATTACAGTAAAGGCATTTTGCAACGTCTGCAAGCTTGGGAATTATTGTTTGAAAGGCACCCCGAACTCATTACTAAAATTACGCTCTACATGATTGTAGTGCCATCGCGCGATCAGGTACCACAATACAAAGAACTTCGTGATAATATTGATAAAAGAGTAGGGAACATTAATGGCCGGTACAGAACATTGGAGTGGAGCCCGATCCAATATTTCTATAAATCATTCCCGATTGAGACGTTATCAGCTTTGTATAATACTGCCGATGTTTGCCTGGTTACACCCATGCGTGATGGCATGAACTTAGTGAGTAAAGAGTATATAGCCAGCAGGATCCATCACGATGGGGTGCTGATTTTGAGTGAGATGGCCGGGGCATCTAAAGAATTAATTGATGCCGTTATTGTAAACCCCAACAATATTCAGGAGGTAAGCAATGCTATTGTAAGAGCTATTAATATGCCAAAAGCTGAGCAAAGCCGCCGGATGACCTTGATGCGCCAAAACGTAACCAAGTTTAATATTGGCCATTGGGTAAAGATATTTATGGATAGGCTGAACGAGGTGAAGCAAATGCAGCGTTCTATGCAAACCCGCCACGTAAGTAACGGTACGCGCCAATCCATCATTAACCGCTTTGCCAAGACGCATCAACGTATTATATTTTTAGATTATGATGGTACGTTGGTTGATTTTAAATCGAACGTAGATCAGGCTAAACCGGATGACGAACTCTATCAAATCCTTGATCAGTTAACCTCAGATCCTGCCAATGATGTGGTTTTAATAAGCGGCCGCAAGCATGAGAACCTGGAGGAGTGGTTTGGCCACCTGCCTATTTATTTGGTTGCCGAGCATGGTGCCTGGTTTAAACAGCAGCATACACATTGGCATAAGTTGGGAGGAATGTCGAACAACTGGAAACAGGATATTTTCCCTATTTTGGAAACTTATGTAGACCGCACACCGGGTACTTTTATCGAAGAAAAAACTTACTCGTTAGTGTGGCATTACCGTAAAGCGCAAAACGGTTTAGGCGAGTTGCGTGCCAACGAGTTAACCAATACCTTGAAATACATGGCCAGCGATAAAGGCTTGCAACTACTACCGGGTAGTAAGGTGGTAGAGGTAAAGAATATGGAAATTAACAAAGGTAAAGCCGCGTTAACACTGGCCGAGAAAAAGGATTACGACTTTATTATTGCCTTTGGCGATGACTACACCGATGAAGATATATTTAAAAGCTTGCCCGACAGCGCTATAACCATCAAGGTAGGAAGTAATTTATCAGCCGCAAAGTTCTATATGCGCAATCCTACTGAGGTACGTGATCTGTTAAAATCACTTACTGTAACTGCGCAGGTAGATAGCTAATATCGAAATTATACAAAAGCAAAAAATGCCCGGATTTTAAACCGGGCCTTTCTTTTGTTAGAGATCTTATGACTCCGGATTCCATTTCCAGTTCAATATCTCCGGCATATCTTTACCATTTTCGTTGATGTAATGTTTGTGCTGGGTTAGTTTATCGGTAAGCATTTGCTTTAAATAAACACCTTTACTGCCGGTTTGCGGTAGGCGGTCAATCGCATCAATTACCAGGTGAAAACGGTCCATCTCGTTTAATACCGTCATATCAAAAGATGTGGTGATCGTACCCTCTTCTTTATATCCACGCACGTGGATGTTATTATTGTTGAAACGGTTATAGGTTAAACGGTGTACCAGCCACGGGTAGCCATGAAAGGCAAATACAACCGGCTTATCTTTGGTAAACAGCGCATCGTAGTCAAGATCATTTAAGCCATGCGTATGCTCGCTCGATTTTTGAAGTTTAAATAGATCAACCACGTTTACCACCCTGACTTTCAGTTCAGGTAATTGCTCACGGAGGATAGATACTGCAGCCAAAGTTTCCAATGTGGGCACATCGCCGCAACAGGCCATAATCAGATCGGGTTCGCAATCCTGATCGTTGCTGGCAAAGCTCCAGATACCTATGCCGCGGGTACAATGTTCCACGGCTTGTTCCATAGTAAGCCATTGCGGCGCAGGGTGCTTACCTGCTGATATTACGTTTACATAATGGCGGCTGCGCAGGCAATGATCCATTACCGATAACAGGCAATTGGCATCTGGTGGCAGATAAACACGAACAATACTCGCTTTCTTATTCACCACATGATCCATAAAACCGGGATCCTGGTGGGTAAAACCATTATGATCCTGTCGCCATACAGTAGAAGTAAGCAGGATATTTAATGAAGCAATGTTTCGTCTCCAGGGCAATTCAGATGTAGCCTTAAGCCATTTGGCATGCTGGTTAAACATCGAATCCACAATATGGATAAAAGCTTCATAGCAATTAAACAAACCATGCCTGCCGGTTAACAGGTAACCTTCCAGCCAACCTTCGCACTGGTGTTCGCTCAACATTTCCATCACCATACCCGATGGTGCCAGAAATTCATCAGACTCTACAACAGTACCTTCCCATTGGCGATCTGAAGCTTCAAAAACAGCCTCCAATCTGTTCGACGCAGTTTCATCCGGCCCGAAAATCCTGAAATTGCGCTTATCCATATTATGCTTAATTACATCACGCAAAAAACGGCCTAAAACAGGCGTATCTCCTTCGCCTGGCGAACCGGGTTGTGGTACATCTACCGCATAATCCTTAAAATCGGGCAGCCTTAACTCACGAAGTAATATACCACCATTAGCATGGGGGTTAGCGCCCATTCGTCTTTCGCCTTCAGGAGCCAATTCCGCAATCTCAGGTCTTAATGCGCCTTTCTCATCAAATAATTCTTCTGGCTTATAGCTTTTTAGCCAATCTTCCAGCATTTGCAAATTTTCGGGTGGGGTAGAAGCCGATACAGCCAGCGGAACCTGGTGCGAGCGAAAGTTGCCCTCAATCTTTTTGCCGTCAATGAATTTAGGGCCGGTCCATCCTTTGGGCGAGCGCAATACAATCATAGGCCAGCGAGGGCGTTCTGTATTACCCGCCTTAGCATCTTCCTTAATCTTTTTAATTTGCTCAATAACCTTATCTAAAGTTGCAGCCATTGCCTGGTGCATAGGTTCAGGATCTTCACCCTCAACAAAGTATGGCGTGTAGCCATAACCTTGGAATAATTGCTCCAGTTCTTCGTGCGAAATCCTTGCCAATACAGTGGGGTTCGATATTTTATAACCGTTTAAGTGCAATATAGGTAATACTGTACCGTCGGTAACCGGGTTAATAAATTTGTTTGAATGCCATGCTGTAGCTAGTGGGCCGGTTTCTGCTTCTCCATCACCAACAACGCAAGCCACAACCAAATCAGGATTGTCCATTACGGCACCGAAAGAATGGCTCAGCGAATAACCTAACTCTCCGCCCTCATGTATAGAACCTGGTGTTTGTGGTGAGGCATGGCTCGAGATACCACCCGGATAAGAGAACTGGGTAAACAGTTTTCTTAAGCCATCTTCGTCCTGCGTAATATTAGGATAAACATCCGTATAAGTGCCTTCCAGGTAAGTACCTGCTACAACTGCAGGCCCACCGTGACCAGGGCCTGAAACATAGATCATATTAAGATCATACTTCTTGATTACCCGGTTTAAATGTGTGTATATAAAGTTTTGGCCGGGCGTAGTTCCCCAATGGCCAAGTAACATATTTTTAATGTGTTCCAGCTTTAATGGCTCGCGCAATAAAGGGTTACCACGTAAATAAAGCTGGCCAACCGACAGGTAGTTTGCTGCACGCCAGTAAGCATTTAATTGTTCAACTGATTCTAATGTTAAGGTACTTTCCATAGTGTAGATTATTTATTTGTTATAGGGCCCTGCTTATATCGTAAGATACAAGATAACGGCAAAGCTTTTATTAACTCAACGTTAAATATTTTTATTGTTTACTCGATGATAGCTTTCAGGCCTTATAAAAAAGCTTTGTTTAAGAGTTATTTAAGCCTGAACTGAAAGATCAAGTCCGGCAGCCAAAATTAAATTGATTGATTGGCAGGAGGCTTATTAATACAGCTTATTCTGTTGCACATTTCAAAGTGCAACAGATGAACCATTAGGCACCTGATGATATTCTTTTACTGTAAAAAAGTCTTCTTAGGTTCAAAATAGGCTTTTATTAATCCAAAATAAGGTTTTAAGGCAGTTATGGTCAAACAATGTTGCACATTCAAAACTGCAACGGGTTTGAATGCCTATTGTGCAAGTTTAGGGCACCTGATGCTATTACTTTGTGTATAAACCACTCAGAATCGCTGTTACAGCAGTTAGCACGTAATGTATCACTTAAACAAATAACTATGTCAATCTTTAAAACTCTTGGTACGCGTCAGGTAGCCTTAACAGGTTTGCTGACATTGGCGATGGCCGGAAGTGCCTTAGCGCAACAGAAAAAACCGAACATCCTCGTCATATTTGGTGATGATGTTGGCCAAACTAATATCAGCGCCTACTCGTTCGGGGTATTGGGTTACAAAACGCCTAACCTGGATGGTTTAGCACATTCTGGTATGATGTTTACAGATTATTATGCCGAAAACAGCTGTACCGCAGGCCGGTCTACCTTTATTACAGGCCAGTGCGCTAAACGTACAGGCTTATCAAAAGTAGGTATCCCCGGTGCACCGGTTGGCTTACAGGCAAGAGATGTTACCATTGCACAGGCTTTAAAACCACTGGGCTATAACACAGGCCAGTTTGGTAAAAACCACTTAGGCGACAGGGACGAATACCTGCCAACCAGACACGGTTTCGATGAGTTTTTCGGTAACTTATATCACCTCGATTCGGAAGAAGAACCACAACGCCCATACTGGCCAAAAGATGATATCGCTTTTACCAAAAATAACACCCCGCGTGGTGTATTGCATTGCACAGCCGATGGTAAAATTGAGGACACCGGCCCGCTTACCACCAAAAGGATGGAAACCATCGACGATGAAACTACTGCTGCCTGTATCGATTTTATGAAGAGACAGGTACAAAGCGGTAAGCCATTTTTTAGTTGGATGAACTTTACCAGGATGCACGCCTTTACACACATCCGCCAGTCTATGCAAGGCCAAAGCGGCATGCCTGGCAATGATTATGCAGATGGTATGCTGGAAATGGACGGCGACGTAGGTAAACTGTTACAAGCGCTTGAGGAACTGAAAATTGCAGACAATACCATTGTGATTTTTACAACAGATAATGGCCCCAACCAATTTAGCTGGCCGGATGCTGCCACCACACCATTCCGCAGCGAGAAAAATTCAAACTGGGAAGGTGCATATCGTGTACCGGCATTTGTGCGCTGGCCAGGGCATATTAAACCAGGCACTGTAACTACAGAAATGTTTGCCGGGTTAGATTGGTTCCCTACCTTATTGGCAGCTGCAGGTGATGCAAACATTAAAGAACGCTTGTTGACTGGCACCAGTATTGGCGGCAAAACATTTAAAGTACACCTGGATGGCTATAACCAGCTCGACTTCCTGACAGGGAAAACGGACAAGAGTTTCCGCGAAGAGTTTGCTTATTTTAATGATGATGCACAGCTGGTAGGTTTCCGGTATAAAAACTGGAAGGCTGTATTCCGCGAACAATCCGCTCCGGGTGGGTTCAGGGTATGGTCTGATCCTTTTATCCTATACAGGGTGCCAAAATTATTTAACCTGAGGATGGATCCTTATGAAAGAGCCGATCTGGTTTCTGACCAATATTACGACTGGATCTTTAAAAATGCTTATCTCGTAGGATGGCTTGGTTTCCATGCTGTTGGCTTCCTCGAAACCTTCAAGAATTATCCGCCATCTCAACTACCTGCCAGTTTCTCGGTAGATGGTGTTGAGGATGAAATAAACGCGATAAATAGTCAGGTACTAAAAGCTCATGCGCCTGTATCCGGTGCGGGAGGAAATAAATAAACCTAAACAAATGATCTATGTCAATCTTTAAAAACATAAGCAAGCGTCAGGCAGCCCTAACCGGGCTGCTGACTTTAACCCTTGCCGGGAGTGCCCTTGCACAAAAGAAACCTAACATCCTGGTCATCTTTGGAGACGATATCGGGCAGTCAAACATTAGTGCCTATAGCCGTGGCCTGATGGGTTTTATGACACCCAATATCGACCGTATTGGCGTTGAAGGCGGGGTATTTGTACAATACTATGGTCAGCAGAGTTGTACCGCAGGTCGCGCAGCCTTTATTACAGGCCAATGCCCATTTCGTACAGGTTTAACTAAGGTAGGTTTACCGGGAGCAGCTGTTGGGCTACAAAAAGAAGATCCAACGATTGCCGAATTTTTAAAACCGCTGGGTTATATGTGCGGACAGTTTGGCAAGAATCACTTAGGCGATCAGGATAAATACCTGCCAACCGCGCATGGTTTTGACGAGTTTTTTGGTAACCTGTACCACTTAAATGCGGAGGAAGAACCGGAAAATCCGGATTATCCAAAAGATCCTGCATTTAAAAAGCAATTTGGCCCTCGTGGTGTAATTCACTCCACTGCCGATGGTAAAATTGAAGACACCGGCCCGTTGACTAAAAAACGTATGGAAACTGTTGATGAAGAGTTTCTGGCGGCAGCCGAAAAATTTATGGGTACACAAATTAAGGCAGGGAAACCATTTTTTACCTGGTTTAACAGTACCCGTATGCACGTATTTACTCACCTTAAACCAGGTTCAGACGGTAAAACAGGTTTAGGCACACAAGCCGATGGTATGGTTGAGCACGATGAAATGGTTGGGGAATTATTGAAGTTTTTAAAAGATAACGGTATCGAAGATAACACTATTGTTATTTACAGTACTGATAACGGTGCCATGAAAAATCAGTGGCCCGATGGTGGTTCTTCACCATTTGCCGGTGAAAAAGATATGCAAACCGAAGGTGCTTTCCGTGTGCCTGCATTAATTCGCTGGCCGGGTGTGGTTAAACCAGGCACTAATTTTACCGGTTTGTTTTCTGCCGAAGATTGGTTGCCAACTTTGGTTGCAGCAGCTGGCGGTGATCAAAACCTTGCAGTAGATGTAACTAAAGGTGCTCAGGAAGGTTCAAAATCTTTCAAAGTGCATTTGGATGGTTATAATCAGGTGCCTTACTTAAGTGGTAAAACAGGTACTGCACGCCATGAGTTTGTGTATTTTGACGATGATGGCGACCTGGTTGCTTATCGCGATGATCGCTTTAAATATGTATTTAACAGGCAGGATGCGCACGGTA
Coding sequences within:
- a CDS encoding bifunctional alpha,alpha-trehalose-phosphate synthase (UDP-forming)/trehalose-phosphatase yields the protein MPKTIIVSNRLPVKVTKQDDAYILSPSEGGLATGLGSIYKQNDNVWLGWPGIEIADKHDQHNVTQQLKELSLLPVFLSQDEINQYYEGFSNEVLWPVFHYYASTYAHYHQANWECYQKVNQKFCDAILKVAKAGDTIWVHDYQLLLLPKLIRDARPDVSIGFFQHIPFPSNEMFRLIPWRNELLEGMLGADLIGFHTFDDVRHFLSAVGRLLPIQVSANIINNGERAVVVEAFAMGIDDKKYAELPLQPNVKAEADLIKETFHNQKLVLSIDRLDYSKGILQRLQAWELLFERHPELITKITLYMIVVPSRDQVPQYKELRDNIDKRVGNINGRYRTLEWSPIQYFYKSFPIETLSALYNTADVCLVTPMRDGMNLVSKEYIASRIHHDGVLILSEMAGASKELIDAVIVNPNNIQEVSNAIVRAINMPKAEQSRRMTLMRQNVTKFNIGHWVKIFMDRLNEVKQMQRSMQTRHVSNGTRQSIINRFAKTHQRIIFLDYDGTLVDFKSNVDQAKPDDELYQILDQLTSDPANDVVLISGRKHENLEEWFGHLPIYLVAEHGAWFKQQHTHWHKLGGMSNNWKQDIFPILETYVDRTPGTFIEEKTYSLVWHYRKAQNGLGELRANELTNTLKYMASDKGLQLLPGSKVVEVKNMEINKGKAALTLAEKKDYDFIIAFGDDYTDEDIFKSLPDSAITIKVGSNLSAAKFYMRNPTEVRDLLKSLTVTAQVDS
- a CDS encoding phosphoketolase, whose product is MESTLTLESVEQLNAYWRAANYLSVGQLYLRGNPLLREPLKLEHIKNMLLGHWGTTPGQNFIYTHLNRVIKKYDLNMIYVSGPGHGGPAVVAGTYLEGTYTDVYPNITQDEDGLRKLFTQFSYPGGISSHASPQTPGSIHEGGELGYSLSHSFGAVMDNPDLVVACVVGDGEAETGPLATAWHSNKFINPVTDGTVLPILHLNGYKISNPTVLARISHEELEQLFQGYGYTPYFVEGEDPEPMHQAMAATLDKVIEQIKKIKEDAKAGNTERPRWPMIVLRSPKGWTGPKFIDGKKIEGNFRSHQVPLAVSASTPPENLQMLEDWLKSYKPEELFDEKGALRPEIAELAPEGERRMGANPHANGGILLRELRLPDFKDYAVDVPQPGSPGEGDTPVLGRFLRDVIKHNMDKRNFRIFGPDETASNRLEAVFEASDRQWEGTVVESDEFLAPSGMVMEMLSEHQCEGWLEGYLLTGRHGLFNCYEAFIHIVDSMFNQHAKWLKATSELPWRRNIASLNILLTSTVWRQDHNGFTHQDPGFMDHVVNKKASIVRVYLPPDANCLLSVMDHCLRSRHYVNVISAGKHPAPQWLTMEQAVEHCTRGIGIWSFASNDQDCEPDLIMACCGDVPTLETLAAVSILREQLPELKVRVVNVVDLFKLQKSSEHTHGLNDLDYDALFTKDKPVVFAFHGYPWLVHRLTYNRFNNNNIHVRGYKEEGTITTSFDMTVLNEMDRFHLVIDAIDRLPQTGSKGVYLKQMLTDKLTQHKHYINENGKDMPEILNWKWNPES
- a CDS encoding arylsulfatase, with protein sequence MSIFKTLGTRQVALTGLLTLAMAGSALAQQKKPNILVIFGDDVGQTNISAYSFGVLGYKTPNLDGLAHSGMMFTDYYAENSCTAGRSTFITGQCAKRTGLSKVGIPGAPVGLQARDVTIAQALKPLGYNTGQFGKNHLGDRDEYLPTRHGFDEFFGNLYHLDSEEEPQRPYWPKDDIAFTKNNTPRGVLHCTADGKIEDTGPLTTKRMETIDDETTAACIDFMKRQVQSGKPFFSWMNFTRMHAFTHIRQSMQGQSGMPGNDYADGMLEMDGDVGKLLQALEELKIADNTIVIFTTDNGPNQFSWPDAATTPFRSEKNSNWEGAYRVPAFVRWPGHIKPGTVTTEMFAGLDWFPTLLAAAGDANIKERLLTGTSIGGKTFKVHLDGYNQLDFLTGKTDKSFREEFAYFNDDAQLVGFRYKNWKAVFREQSAPGGFRVWSDPFILYRVPKLFNLRMDPYERADLVSDQYYDWIFKNAYLVGWLGFHAVGFLETFKNYPPSQLPASFSVDGVEDEINAINSQVLKAHAPVSGAGGNK
- a CDS encoding arylsulfatase codes for the protein MSIFKNISKRQAALTGLLTLTLAGSALAQKKPNILVIFGDDIGQSNISAYSRGLMGFMTPNIDRIGVEGGVFVQYYGQQSCTAGRAAFITGQCPFRTGLTKVGLPGAAVGLQKEDPTIAEFLKPLGYMCGQFGKNHLGDQDKYLPTAHGFDEFFGNLYHLNAEEEPENPDYPKDPAFKKQFGPRGVIHSTADGKIEDTGPLTKKRMETVDEEFLAAAEKFMGTQIKAGKPFFTWFNSTRMHVFTHLKPGSDGKTGLGTQADGMVEHDEMVGELLKFLKDNGIEDNTIVIYSTDNGAMKNQWPDGGSSPFAGEKDMQTEGAFRVPALIRWPGVVKPGTNFTGLFSAEDWLPTLVAAAGGDQNLAVDVTKGAQEGSKSFKVHLDGYNQVPYLSGKTGTARHEFVYFDDDGDLVAYRDDRFKYVFNRQDAHGMEIWRYPMTKLRAPMLIDLLSDPYEYAPSNAAAWEDWYVKRAFLILPAVEKVAKYLATYQAFPPRQAPASFNIDEVMKRLPPPQIKN